CCATTACATGCGTGAAGAGCAGCGCAGCTTGCTGCAGCCTTTTTTGTCGCAAGTAAGATGGATTGATGACCTGGCGGCCGTCAACGGAGGCAAGCCTGTCAAAGGTATTGTTTTTTCCAACGAGTTGATTGATGCTTTCCCGGTTCACCGGGTGAAACTGGTGGACGGTGAACTGAAAGAAATCTATGTGGATTACCGGGACGGAGAGCTCGTGGAAATCCTGGGCCCCTTGTCTCACCCTCAATTGGCGGAGTATTTTCCTTTTCTTGGTTTTCAACTGGAAGAAGGACAAGAGGCGGAAATTAACCTCCGGGCCCTGGATTGGTTATCCCATATCGGCCGGTACCTGTTCTGTGGTTTTGTCCTGACCGTCGATTATGGCTATGAAGTCCGGGAATTGGCTCATCCCTTGCGCAGGGCCGGTACGGTGATGTGCTACCGGCAGCACCGGGCCGATGCAGAACCCTTGAAAGACGTAGGGCTTAAGGACATCACCAGCCATGTTAATTTTAGCGCATTAATGAAATATGGTGAGCAGTATGGTTTCAAGACCACGGGCTTTACCAATCAAATGAAATTCCTGGCAGGCTTGGGCGTAGGAAAAGCTCTGGAGGACCCTGATTTGAGCCCGTGGGAAAAGCAGAGAATGGCCTTAGCCCTGAAAGAGCTCTTAATGCCGGATCGCATGGGAGAGCGCTTTCGGGTACTAATCCAGCAAAAAGGACTGGATGAAATCCCGGACTTGCTGGGTCTAAAAGGGTTTTCTGTCATGTAACCGTGTTATTTGGCGGGTGATGGGCATATTAAGCGATGCTGCCAGGTATTGCAAGGCTGGTCTTGCTGGAATTGGCCCAGGTTGTTATAATAAGAATTCAGTGGCGTAATATTACCAAAGCTAAGGAGGAGACGTAAATGGAAGGCTTGTGGTTCAGCGAATTGCAAACGCCGTCTTTGGCCATTTCCTGCCGCACAAAAGCCACTTTGCACAGTGAAAAGACGGAGTTTCAAGATTTAATGGTAATTGATACTGAGGCTTTCGGGCGCATGCTGTTGTTAGATGGTGTGATCCAGACGTCCGTCAAGGACGAGTTTGTTTACCACGAAATGATTACTCATGTGGCTTTGAATACGCTCAAGAATCCCAAGCGGGCCCTGGTCGTCGGCGGCGGCGACGGCGGAAGTATCAGGGAAATCCTCAAACATAAAAGTATTGAAAAGGCTACCCTGGTAGAAATCGACCGCAGGGTGGTGGAAGTGTCGAAAGAATACTTGCCGGAAATTTCCATTGGATTGCAGGATCCCCGGGTGGAAATAATCTTTGATGATGGGATTAAGCATGTGAAAGAACACAAGAACACTTATGATTTAATCGTAGTGGATTCCACGGATCCCGTGGGGCCGGCGGTGGGGTTGTTTGCTAAGGAATTCTATGCTTCTGTGTATGAAGCCCTGACCGATGAAGGTATACTGGTGGCCCAGACCGAGTCCCCGTTCTTTAACGCCGATTTGATCAAGCGGGTCATGAAAGACGTCAGGGATATCTTCCCCATTGGCAAGCTCTTTTTGGCTCATATTCCTACTTATCCCGGCGGCTGCTGG
The Clostridia bacterium genome window above contains:
- a CDS encoding SAM-dependent methyltransferase, which gives rise to MMGQLEEIIIRKVLNEGPVNFASFMELALYHPEYGYYTKPGKKIGRQGDFYTSVHVSHLFGQALARQLIQMGSFLGWEGLALVEYGAGEGFLAKDILESFAKERPELQGGVTYYICERSHYMREEQRSLLQPFLSQVRWIDDLAAVNGGKPVKGIVFSNELIDAFPVHRVKLVDGELKEIYVDYRDGELVEILGPLSHPQLAEYFPFLGFQLEEGQEAEINLRALDWLSHIGRYLFCGFVLTVDYGYEVRELAHPLRRAGTVMCYRQHRADAEPLKDVGLKDITSHVNFSALMKYGEQYGFKTTGFTNQMKFLAGLGVGKALEDPDLSPWEKQRMALALKELLMPDRMGERFRVLIQQKGLDEIPDLLGLKGFSVM
- the speE gene encoding polyamine aminopropyltransferase, whose amino-acid sequence is MEGLWFSELQTPSLAISCRTKATLHSEKTEFQDLMVIDTEAFGRMLLLDGVIQTSVKDEFVYHEMITHVALNTLKNPKRALVVGGGDGGSIREILKHKSIEKATLVEIDRRVVEVSKEYLPEISIGLQDPRVEIIFDDGIKHVKEHKNTYDLIVVDSTDPVGPAVGLFAKEFYASVYEALTDEGILVAQTESPFFNADLIKRVMKDVRDIFPIGKLFLAHIPTYPGGCWSFTLGSKKYDPEQVDPVGMPELDTKYYSPEIHKAAFVLPPFVKEIIEA